In Ipomoea triloba cultivar NCNSP0323 chromosome 15, ASM357664v1, one genomic interval encodes:
- the LOC116005692 gene encoding uncharacterized protein LOC116005692 yields MAKAYNKMEWSFLREIMLKMGFDHRWVNFVMRCVTTVRYKVNVNGCLTDFILPTYGLRQGDHLSQYLFILCAEGLSHLFARVVIIGMISPCVVARGAPGVSHLFFDDDNMLFFKATLSESKDVKGCLIEYEYMSGQSVNFGKSSIVFSRNTEEGIKNVVSTIFNVTQTYNIGKYLGLPMGVGRNNKEVFSYIGAKINHCLGGWNKNMLSKVGKEILLKSIAQALPTYAMSIYFLPISFYERLERIMNEYWWTGMRSDLASYLTGGCFIGKA; encoded by the coding sequence ATGGCCAAGGCATACAATAAAATGGAATGGTCATTTCTGCGAGAGATTATGCTTAAAATGGGCTTTGATCATCGATGGGTTAACTTTGTTATGCGATGTGTCACTACTGTTCGTTACAAGGTTAATGTCAATGGGTGTCTCACAGATTTCATTTTACCAACATATGGTTTGAGACAAGGTGATCATTTGTCTCAATACTTGTTCATTTTATGTGCTGAGGGACTATCTCATTTATTTGCTAGGGTTGTTATAATTGGAATGATTTCACCGTGTGTGGTAGCAAGAGGGGCTCCTGGAGTGTCGCATTTGTTCTTCGATGATGACAATATGCTCTTCTTCAAAGCCACGTTATCTGAATCTAAGGATGTGAAGGGCTGCCTTATTGAGTATGAGTACATGTCAGGCCAATCAGTTAACTTTGGTAAGTCATCTATAGTGTTTAGCCGCAATACGGAGGAAGGTATTAAGAATGTTGTTTCAACTATCTTTAATGTAACCCAAACCTATAATATTGGAAAATACTTGGGCTTACCAATGGGAGTTGGTCGAAATAATAAGGAAGTGTTTTCTTATATTGGAGCTAAGATAAACCATTGTCTGGGTGGATGGAATAAGAATATGCTTTCGAAAGTAGGAAAGGAGATACTGCTCAAAAGCATTGCGCAAGCCTTACCAACGTATGCAATGAGTATATATTTCTTGCCAATCAGTTTCTATGAGCGCCTTGAACGTATAATGAATGAATATTGGTGGACCGGCatgagatccgatctcgctagctacctgacgggaggaTGTTTTATAggtaaagcttaa
- the LOC116005693 gene encoding protein SUPPRESSOR OF QUENCHING 1, chloroplastic-like, whose product MALRLLSPPLSTLSSSSSSSQSKLAQFSRSKQASFVRFYPKHFANSGRRKSGLAVNACVKLEETNVSQAGNQWGKVSAVLFDMDGVLCNSEEPSRRAAVDVFAEMGVQVTVEDFAPFTGMGEANFLGGVANVKGVHGFNPEAAKKRFFEIYLDKYAKPNSGIGFPGAFELVTQCKSKGLKVAVASSADRIKVDANLTAAGLSLSMFDAIVSADAFENLKPAPDIFLAASKILNVPPSECVVIEDALAGIQAAKAAKMRCIAVTTTLAEDTIEAAAPSLIRKGISDISLDDILSGGSGSNNVKMQGPQPINYPAPSSLEPNSKRMTPVQDKYPTIGSVSSIGGVQVSRRNVVRYASLGIAASCLFFAITNWKAMQYTSPKAIQNLLFGVSSPPFGQNEDTASSQRIQQFINYISDVEGRKNATIVPEFPSKLDWLNTAPLQLRRDLRGKVVLLDFWTYCCINCMHVLPDLEFLEKKYKDMPFVVVGVHSAKFDNEKDLEAIRNAVLRYEITHPVVNDGEMNLWRELGISSWPTFAIVGPNGKLLAQIAGEGHRKDLDDLVEAALLFYGRKKLLDNTPIPLRLEKDNDPRLLASPLKYPGKLAVDVLNNRLFISDSNHNRILGGFLLKVAKRLLVMGACLQLHVQC is encoded by the exons ATGGCACTGAGACTATTGTCTCCGCCACTGTccactctttcttcttcttcttcttcttctcaatcGAAGCTTGCGCAGTTCTCTCGCTCCAAACAGGCGTCGTTTGTCCGATTTTATCCGAAACATTTCGCGAATTCGGGGCGGAGAAAGTCGGGTTTGGCGGTGAATGCGTGCGTGAAGTTGGAGGAGACTAATGTCTCCCAGGCGGGGAACCAATGGGGAAAGGTCTCCGCCGTGCTGTTTGATATGGATGGTGTGCTTTGCAACAGCGAGGAGCCTTCTAGAAGGGCTGCTGTGGATGTTTTTGCGGAAATGGGGGTTCAAGTAACAGTAGAAGACTTTGCGCCCTTTACGGGCATGG GTGAAGCGAACTTCTTAGGTGGTGTTGCTAATGTGAAGGGTGTTCATGGATTCAATCCCGAGGCAGCAAAGAAGAGGTTTTTTGAGATATATTTAGATAAG TATGCAAAGCCAAATTCTGGCATAGGTTTCCCTGGTGCCTTTGAACTTGTCACTCAG TGTAAAAGCAAAGGTCTCAAAGTTGCTGTTGCATCAAGTGCTGATCGCATCAAGGTCGATGCAAACTTAACAGCTGCTGGTTTGTCGTTGTCAAT GTTTGATGCAATTGTTTCTGCTGATGCATTTGAAAACTTGAAGCCTGCTCCTGATATTTTTTTGGCAGCATCAAAGATTTTGAATGTGCCCCCTAGTGAG TGTGTTGTGATTGAAGATGCATTGGCTGGTATACAAGCTGCCAAAGCAGCAAAAATGCG ATGCATAGCTGTGACCACAACATTAGCAGAAGATACTATAGAAGCAGCAGCTCCATCACTTATCAGAAAGGGGATAAGCGATATTTCACTTGATGATATTCTCAGTGGTGGATCTGGTTCCAATA ATGTGAAGATGCAGGGTCCTCAACCTATCAATTATCCTGCACCGTCTTCACTTGAACCCAACAGTAAAAGGATGACACCAGTGCAGGATAAATACCCTACCATTGGTTCAGTCTCCTCAATTGGAGG GGTGCAGGTTTCACGCCGCAATGTTGTGAGATATGCAAGTTTGGGCATTGCTGCATCTTGTCTTTTTTTTGCCATCACAAACTGGAAG gCAATGCAATATACATCTCCTAAAGCTATACAGAACTTGTTATTTGGAGTTAGCAGCCCTCCTTTTGGACAAAATGAAG ACACAGCTAGCTCACAGAGAATTCAACAGTTTATAAACTATATTTCTGATGTGGAGGGCAG GAAAAATGCAACTATTGTGCCAGAGTTCCCATCTAAATTAGACTGGCTGAATACTGCCCCTCTTCAGCTGCGCCGG GATTTGAGAGGCAAGGTAGTTCTTCTGGACTTTTGGACATACTGCTGTATTAATTGTATGCATGTGCTGCCAGATCTGGAATTTCTGGAGAAAAAGTATAAAGATATGCCA TTTGTTGTAGTGGGAGTGCATTCAGCAAAGTTTGACAATGAGAAAGATCTAGAGGCCATTCGCAATGCAGTATTGCGCTATGAGATCACTCATCCA GTTGTCAATGATGGAGAGATGAATTTATGGAGAGAATTAGGTATAAGTTCCTGGCCAACCTTTGCCATTGTTGGGCCAAATGGCAAGCTTCTTGCACAAATAGCTGGTGAAGGTCATAGAAAG GATCTTGATGACTTAGTTGAGGCAGCACTTTTGTTCTATGGTAGAAAAAAGCTCTTGGATAATACTCCCATTCCCTTGAGATTGGAGAAAGACAACGATCCCCGCTTGTTAGCATCCCCGTTAAAGTATCCTGGTAAGCTGGCAGTTGATGTCCTCAATAATCGGCTATTCATTTCAGACAGCAACCATAACCGAATA CTTGGAGGTTTCCTTTTGAAAGTTGCGAAAAGGCTGCTAGTGATGGGAGCCTGTTTGCAACTTCATGTTCAGTGTTAG